A window of Thermotoga sp. Mc24 genomic DNA:
AGAAAAGCATCGAGAAAACTCATGTTTTCCATTCTCTTTTCACCAGACGAATAATACCTGGTGAACAGCAGGATCAAAGCGGTTACAGAGAAAAACAGAGGGAGAAAGTGTGGCGAAGAAAACAGCCGATCGATTTGTTTTTCAAAGAGAACTCCAAAAACAGCGGCTGGAATGGTTGAAATGATCAGATTCAGGATGATTCTCCAGTTTCTCAGACTCCTTCTTATGCCATCGAGCGTAAAAAGAACAACGGACACCAGCGTTCCAAGATGCAAAATGGCCGTCTGGTAAGCGTTCAGATCCGTTTTTAACAGATGCGACAGAAGAGTCAGGTGTCCAGAACTGGAAACAGGAAGAAATTCTGTTAGTCCCTGTACTATTCCGAGCAGCAGATCCACGTCAGAACCCCTCTTCCTTTTCGATGGATTCTATTTTTATTCCAAGACTTTCAAAAAGCTTGACGAGTGTTCTTTCATCTACCGCGTCCACTTTGATGAGAACTTCTCTCTTGTTGTCTTCCGATCTTGTTGTGATAATAGACAAAATGTTTATGTTACTGAGCGATAAAGCGTCCACAACTTTCCTCAACTCTCCGGGTTCGTCCTCAAGAAGGACAGAAAAACGGATACCAGGAACGTCCATTGCCAGAGCTTCTATGAGTGCTTCAAGAAAATCATGAAGACTCACAGCACCCTTGAGACGCATCTCTTCGTCAATCACTGGGAGATAAGGTTCCTGGTGCTCCAGAAACAGAAGAAGAGCGTGAGTGATGTTGTCTTCTTCGTGGACGAAAAAGTCCGGAAGAGAAACTTTATTGAATATAGGAGTATCGAGGTCCACGTTCAGCAAATCCTCTTTGTTCACCACTCCTCTGAAATGACCCTCCCGATCTTTGACAACGCATTCGTTCGTTTGGTACTGTCTCATCCTGTGAAGGCATTCTCTCACCGTAGCCGATTCTTCAACCACCGGGAAATCCTGGGTGACCCATTTTTTGACTTTCATCGTTCCACCTCCTTGAGTAGTTCATTCAGATAGTGTTTGAAACGTTCCAGAACGAACTCTTTTGAAACACGTTCTCTTATCTCTCCCTTCACGAATATAACAGCTCCATCCCTGAGGCCGGCCACTCCCAGATCGGCGTCTTTCCCTTCTCCTATACCGTTCACAACGCACCCCATAACAGCTATTTTCAACTTCTTTTGAACGTGAAAGAAATTCTCTTCGATCATCTTTGCCATACTTTCGACATCAATTTCTGCTCTGCCGCAGGTAGGACAGGCTATCACTTCCACACCTTCTCTGAGACCAATAGCTATGAGGATCTTCCTTCCAACGATGACCTCTCTCACCGGATCTCCAGATATGGATACCCTTATGGTGTCACCAATGTTTTTAAGAAGAAGATGACCTATAGCGATGGAAGATTTAACGATGGCCGTCTCTGAAACGCCCGCTTCAGTCACTCCAAGATGGATGGGATATTCGACCTTTTCGGCAATGTACTCGTTTGCCTTTATCGTTTCAAGTACATCTGAGCTCTTCACCGAGACGACGATATCG
This region includes:
- a CDS encoding undecaprenyl-diphosphate phosphatase; this encodes MDLLLGIVQGLTEFLPVSSSGHLTLLSHLLKTDLNAYQTAILHLGTLVSVVLFTLDGIRRSLRNWRIILNLIISTIPAAVFGVLFEKQIDRLFSSPHFLPLFFSVTALILLFTRYYSSGEKRMENMSFLDAFLVGVAQLFALFPGISRSGITVASLLFMKYKNEDALQYSFLMSIPVVLGAGILGLERGNITVLAPIFAFLSGLFALYVLSRSVRSGRMWQFSYYCLFIAILSYLAG
- the ispG gene encoding flavodoxin-dependent (E)-4-hydroxy-3-methylbut-2-enyl-diphosphate synthase is translated as MRKSVKVGNVVIGGGASVSVQSMTTTKTADVERTVSQIKRLERAGCEIVRVAVQDEEDAKAIRRIKEQIEIPLVADIQFDYRLAILSIENGADKIRINPGNMSKDRLKDVIAAAKEKGIPIRVGANVGSIKRRTSERWKDLAESALEEVRLLEKEGFYDIVVSVKSSDVLETIKANEYIAEKVEYPIHLGVTEAGVSETAIVKSSIAIGHLLLKNIGDTIRVSISGDPVREVIVGRKILIAIGLREGVEVIACPTCGRAEIDVESMAKMIEENFFHVQKKLKIAVMGCVVNGIGEGKDADLGVAGLRDGAVIFVKGEIRERVSKEFVLERFKHYLNELLKEVER
- a CDS encoding CBS domain-containing protein — encoded protein: MKVKKWVTQDFPVVEESATVRECLHRMRQYQTNECVVKDREGHFRGVVNKEDLLNVDLDTPIFNKVSLPDFFVHEEDNITHALLLFLEHQEPYLPVIDEEMRLKGAVSLHDFLEALIEALAMDVPGIRFSVLLEDEPGELRKVVDALSLSNINILSIITTRSEDNKREVLIKVDAVDERTLVKLFESLGIKIESIEKEEGF